A stretch of the Metopolophium dirhodum isolate CAU chromosome 8, ASM1992520v1, whole genome shotgun sequence genome encodes the following:
- the LOC132950263 gene encoding acetyl-coenzyme A transporter 1-like isoform X2: protein MTTVPQLEDEQENLMAVKVVDDSNSAEKPNLEGDWLNFFLLLLLYSMQGIPFGLALAMPIILQGNKNVSYRDQAIFSFVVWPDSLKLMWAPLVDALYIQKLGRRKSWLVPAQYSIGACFIYMAGNIDEWLPETRRPDIIKLVSVFFFMKTLSSMQDIVVDGWALTMLKKNNVGYASTCNATGLVTGWMISYACSVLLTSEDFSNRYLRTIPDTGGVFTMKSLFYVWGILFILLTTLIAIFKKEKDTRIEDDHVKLNIVQNYSLLWDILKLPSIQLLVIAMLTSKIGFAATDSVAVLKLIDAGVPKDDIVFIKTTMFVVKIILPLVVAKYTSGPKPMNVYLTATPIRLLWNIAYLVFIYYTPTLITTNGFVSIPIYYYAFLVFILLIHDILDNIMIVSILAFFSRISDSRFGGTYMTLLNTLSNFGGAWSSPVAIGMIDFLTFKQCSLNHKNDCSTTNLKNCICALCV from the exons ATGACTACGGTACCACAGCTGGAAGATGAACAAGAAAACCTCATGGCAGTAAAAGTAGTTGACGATTCGAATTCGGCTGAGAAGCCAAATTTAGAAGGGGATTGGTTGAATTTTTtcctgttgttgttgctgtatTCGATGCAAGGCATACCATTTGGTTTAGCATTGGCTATGCCAATAATTTTGCAAGGCAACAAAAATGTATCTTACAGAGATCAA GCTATATTCAGTTTTGTTGTATGGCCGGATAGCTTAAAACTAATGTGGGCCCCTTTGGTAGATGCGCTGTACATACAAAAGTTGGGAAGACGAAAATCATGGCTCGTACCAGCTCAATATTCAATTG GagcatgttttatttatatggcCGGAAATATTGATGAATGGTTGCCGGAAACACGTAGACCAGACATAATAAAATTGGTATCAGTATTTTTCTTTATGAAAACCTTGAGCAGCATGCAAGACATAGTCGTCGACGGTTGGGCACTGACAATGCTCAAAAA GAATAACGTAGGCTATGCATCTACATGCAATGCAACTGGTCTAGTGACGGGCTGGATGATAAGTTATGCATGTTCCGTTTTGTTGACGTCAGAAGACTTCAGCAACAGGTACTTACGAACTATTCCAGATACGGGAGGAGTGTTCACTATGAAAA GTCTATTCTACGTTTGGGGTatcctatttatattattaactacattgattgcaatttttaaaaaagaaaaagatacCAGAATAGAGGACGACCACGTAAAGCTCAACATTGTGCAAAACTATTCATTACTATGGGACATTTTAAAACTACCTAGTATTCAATTGTTGGTGATAGCAATGCTGACCTCGAAG atagGATTTGCTGCAACGGACAGTGTGGCGGTTTTAAAACTCATTGATGCAGGAGTACCTAAAGACGACATTGtgtttataaaaacaacaatgtttgttgtaaaaattattttgccaCTTGTTGTAGCGAAATACACGTCTGGTCCAAAACCGATGAACGTTTACCTAACAGCAACACCAATCAG atTACTTTGGAACATTGCATAtttggtgtttatttattatacaccgaCATTGATAACAACAAATGGATTTGTTAGTATTCCAATATATTACTAtgcatttttagtatttatactattaatacaTGAT ATTCTAGATAACATTATGATTGTATCTATATTAGCTTTTTTCTCTCGAATAAGTGATTCACGTTTTGGTGGCACCTACATGACGTTATTGAATACACTTTCAAATTTTGGAGGAGCATGGTCATCTCCGGTCGCTATTGGAATGATAGATTTTCTAACCTTTAAACAATGTTCTTTGAATCACAAGAATGATTGCTCAACTACAAATCTAAAAAAC TGTATATGTGCTTTATGCGTTTAG
- the LOC132950263 gene encoding acetyl-coenzyme A transporter 1-like isoform X1: MTTVPQLEDEQENLMAVKVVDDSNSAEKPNLEGDWLNFFLLLLLYSMQGIPFGLALAMPIILQGNKNVSYRDQAIFSFVVWPDSLKLMWAPLVDALYIQKLGRRKSWLVPAQYSIGACFIYMAGNIDEWLPETRRPDIIKLVSVFFFMKTLSSMQDIVVDGWALTMLKKNNVGYASTCNATGLVTGWMISYACSVLLTSEDFSNRYLRTIPDTGGVFTMKSLFYVWGILFILLTTLIAIFKKEKDTRIEDDHVKLNIVQNYSLLWDILKLPSIQLLVIAMLTSKIGFAATDSVAVLKLIDAGVPKDDIVFIKTTMFVVKIILPLVVAKYTSGPKPMNVYLTATPIRLLWNIAYLVFIYYTPTLITTNGFVSIPIYYYAFLVFILLIHDILDNIMIVSILAFFSRISDSRFGGTYMTLLNTLSNFGGAWSSPVAIGMIDFLTFKQCSLNHKNDCSTTNLKNMCNTIGGDCVVIVNGYYVETTVCTIIGIIWFCIFRNILKNVQTKGRSYWLVNINKPKK, from the exons ATGACTACGGTACCACAGCTGGAAGATGAACAAGAAAACCTCATGGCAGTAAAAGTAGTTGACGATTCGAATTCGGCTGAGAAGCCAAATTTAGAAGGGGATTGGTTGAATTTTTtcctgttgttgttgctgtatTCGATGCAAGGCATACCATTTGGTTTAGCATTGGCTATGCCAATAATTTTGCAAGGCAACAAAAATGTATCTTACAGAGATCAA GCTATATTCAGTTTTGTTGTATGGCCGGATAGCTTAAAACTAATGTGGGCCCCTTTGGTAGATGCGCTGTACATACAAAAGTTGGGAAGACGAAAATCATGGCTCGTACCAGCTCAATATTCAATTG GagcatgttttatttatatggcCGGAAATATTGATGAATGGTTGCCGGAAACACGTAGACCAGACATAATAAAATTGGTATCAGTATTTTTCTTTATGAAAACCTTGAGCAGCATGCAAGACATAGTCGTCGACGGTTGGGCACTGACAATGCTCAAAAA GAATAACGTAGGCTATGCATCTACATGCAATGCAACTGGTCTAGTGACGGGCTGGATGATAAGTTATGCATGTTCCGTTTTGTTGACGTCAGAAGACTTCAGCAACAGGTACTTACGAACTATTCCAGATACGGGAGGAGTGTTCACTATGAAAA GTCTATTCTACGTTTGGGGTatcctatttatattattaactacattgattgcaatttttaaaaaagaaaaagatacCAGAATAGAGGACGACCACGTAAAGCTCAACATTGTGCAAAACTATTCATTACTATGGGACATTTTAAAACTACCTAGTATTCAATTGTTGGTGATAGCAATGCTGACCTCGAAG atagGATTTGCTGCAACGGACAGTGTGGCGGTTTTAAAACTCATTGATGCAGGAGTACCTAAAGACGACATTGtgtttataaaaacaacaatgtttgttgtaaaaattattttgccaCTTGTTGTAGCGAAATACACGTCTGGTCCAAAACCGATGAACGTTTACCTAACAGCAACACCAATCAG atTACTTTGGAACATTGCATAtttggtgtttatttattatacaccgaCATTGATAACAACAAATGGATTTGTTAGTATTCCAATATATTACTAtgcatttttagtatttatactattaatacaTGAT ATTCTAGATAACATTATGATTGTATCTATATTAGCTTTTTTCTCTCGAATAAGTGATTCACGTTTTGGTGGCACCTACATGACGTTATTGAATACACTTTCAAATTTTGGAGGAGCATGGTCATCTCCGGTCGCTATTGGAATGATAGATTTTCTAACCTTTAAACAATGTTCTTTGAATCACAAGAATGATTGCTCAACTACAAATCTAAAAAAC ATGTGTAACACAATCGGAGGTGATTGTGTTGTTATAGTTAACGGGTATTACGTAGAAACGACTGTGTGTACCATCATCGGAATCATTTGGTTTTGTATTTTCAGAAATAtccttaaaaatgttcaaactaaggGCCGTTCTTATTGGTtggtcaatataaataaaccaaaaaaatga